Proteins encoded within one genomic window of Guyparkeria hydrothermalis:
- a CDS encoding DUF4390 domain-containing protein → MSRARGPLLRWLLALVAGLGVACGTAGAETRVIDVHAEVREHAVFLDADLEVHLGTEVIEALRNSIALNLVVEVELVAPREWLWDRRLLSDQRALRLEYHALSRTWMVTDLTGRETHTFSKLAGAVESLSRIRAWRLGSSETLTGESRVLGKLRVKLDINKLPLPLRVPALVREDWDLDSDWFLWGLSEARR, encoded by the coding sequence ATGAGTCGCGCCCGCGGCCCGCTGCTCCGCTGGCTGCTGGCGCTCGTCGCCGGTCTCGGCGTCGCATGCGGGACGGCGGGCGCGGAAACCCGCGTGATCGACGTGCATGCCGAGGTGCGCGAGCACGCCGTGTTCCTCGACGCGGACCTCGAGGTGCATCTGGGCACCGAGGTGATCGAGGCGCTACGCAACTCCATCGCGCTGAATCTGGTGGTCGAGGTCGAGCTGGTCGCTCCGCGTGAGTGGCTATGGGACCGTCGCCTGCTCTCGGATCAGCGCGCCTTGCGTCTCGAATATCATGCCCTGTCGCGTACCTGGATGGTGACGGATCTGACCGGGCGCGAGACACACACGTTCTCGAAACTGGCTGGTGCGGTCGAGTCGCTCTCGCGCATCCGCGCCTGGCGGCTGGGTTCGTCGGAGACGCTGACCGGCGAGTCGCGCGTGCTCGGCAAGCTGCGGGTCAAGCTGGACATCAACAAGCTGCCCCTGCCGCTCCGGGTGCCGGCGCTGGTGCGCGAGGACTGGGATCTCGACAGCGACTGGTTCCTGTGGGGGCTTTCGGAGGCGAGGCGATGA
- a CDS encoding ATP-binding protein, with translation MIGVGRRLQRWVRRAIAPISGMVVVLLLVLLYLVSDSLRAVDQPEGLFLALLGISAVGLLFLALVVLWHIVRLIRDYRRGAPGARLTARLVVTFVALALVPVAIVFYFSLTFVQRGIDSWFDVQVEQAMTDALSLSQMAFDGRMRQALDETKRAAEELSDGASELVALELAEVRRTTGAEEMTILGQRNLIVASSSDDATSIVPARADETALAHARSGRDFIGLDPGGDGNLQIRVVVPMEAGLTSDGGKRVLQALYDVPDEANELSKGVQAAYNDYRELVYLHSSLKQTFTLALTLALLLSLLTAVWLAFLAARRLLSPIRELAAGTRAVAEGDYSLRLPVDRRDDLGQLVQSFNTMTARVRRAHEVMRELQELADKERDYLDTVIQHLSSGVLTLSYDGRIISGNSAAQQILGVSSDELFEGSLQEVCREHASLLPLCEAFLDRLGAAGPPPGETIEAQVRIMNGSGRKVLLARLAALPPDGDVEAGGYVMVLEDVTALIQAQRDAAWSEVARRLAHEIKNPLTPIGLSAERLRRRILPQLDEGHAPILDRATSTIIAQVDAMKQMVNEFAEYARSPRAELERLDLRELAGQTVELYRGNTSVKVRYVAEVAEPVWIEGDANRLRQLLHNLIRNASQALHERGTEAGEPLVLVELRVVGEAGHCLAELMVADNGPGFPAEMLDRLFEPYATTRPKGSGLGLAIVKKIVEEHAGAVHAWNAAEQPTVDDSEAGQRLANHGARVTIRLPLESGRCQAQSSEPNGKTGIS, from the coding sequence ATGATCGGGGTGGGACGTCGATTGCAGCGCTGGGTGCGTCGGGCGATTGCGCCCATCAGCGGCATGGTCGTGGTGCTGCTGCTGGTGCTCCTGTATCTCGTCTCCGACTCGCTGCGGGCCGTCGATCAGCCCGAGGGGCTGTTCCTCGCGCTGCTGGGCATCAGCGCGGTGGGGCTGCTGTTCCTCGCCCTGGTGGTCCTGTGGCACATCGTCCGACTGATTCGTGACTACCGCCGGGGCGCGCCGGGGGCGCGACTGACCGCCCGGCTGGTGGTGACCTTCGTTGCCCTGGCCCTGGTGCCGGTCGCGATCGTCTTCTACTTTTCGCTGACGTTCGTCCAGCGCGGCATCGATTCGTGGTTCGATGTGCAGGTCGAGCAGGCGATGACCGATGCCCTGTCGCTCTCGCAGATGGCCTTCGACGGTCGCATGCGCCAGGCGCTGGACGAGACCAAGCGGGCCGCCGAGGAGCTGAGCGACGGCGCCTCGGAACTGGTCGCGCTCGAGCTTGCCGAGGTGCGCCGGACCACCGGCGCGGAGGAAATGACCATCCTCGGCCAACGCAATCTGATCGTCGCCTCGTCGTCGGACGATGCCACCAGCATCGTGCCGGCTCGGGCGGACGAGACCGCCCTGGCTCATGCGCGTTCCGGGCGCGACTTCATCGGGCTCGATCCCGGTGGTGACGGCAACCTGCAGATCCGGGTCGTGGTGCCGATGGAGGCGGGGCTGACCAGCGACGGCGGCAAGCGCGTGCTCCAGGCCCTCTACGACGTGCCCGACGAGGCCAACGAGCTCTCCAAGGGCGTGCAGGCCGCCTACAACGACTACCGGGAGCTCGTCTATCTGCACAGCTCGCTCAAGCAGACGTTCACTCTTGCCCTGACGCTCGCGCTACTGCTCTCCTTGCTTACTGCCGTGTGGCTCGCGTTTCTCGCCGCGCGCCGACTTCTCAGCCCGATCCGCGAACTGGCAGCCGGGACCCGCGCAGTTGCCGAGGGCGACTACAGCCTGCGTCTGCCGGTCGACCGTCGCGACGATCTCGGCCAGCTGGTCCAGTCGTTCAACACCATGACCGCTCGGGTGCGCCGCGCCCACGAGGTCATGCGCGAGCTCCAGGAGCTGGCGGACAAGGAGCGCGACTATCTCGACACCGTCATCCAGCACCTGTCGTCCGGCGTGCTGACGCTTTCCTACGATGGCCGGATCATCAGCGGCAACTCGGCCGCCCAGCAGATACTCGGTGTATCGTCCGACGAACTGTTCGAGGGCTCCCTGCAGGAGGTCTGCCGCGAGCACGCCTCTCTGCTGCCCCTGTGCGAGGCGTTCCTCGACCGGCTGGGCGCGGCAGGGCCGCCGCCGGGAGAGACCATCGAGGCGCAGGTGCGCATCATGAACGGCAGTGGCCGCAAGGTCCTGCTTGCCAGGCTGGCCGCCCTGCCGCCCGACGGCGACGTGGAGGCCGGTGGCTACGTGATGGTGCTCGAGGACGTCACCGCCCTGATCCAGGCGCAGCGTGATGCGGCCTGGTCGGAGGTCGCTCGCCGACTGGCGCACGAGATCAAGAACCCGCTGACACCGATCGGCCTGTCGGCCGAGCGCCTGCGCCGGCGGATCCTGCCGCAGCTTGACGAAGGGCACGCGCCGATCCTCGACCGGGCGACGTCGACCATCATCGCCCAGGTCGATGCGATGAAGCAGATGGTCAACGAGTTCGCGGAGTACGCCCGCAGCCCCCGCGCGGAGCTCGAGCGGCTTGACCTGCGCGAGTTGGCAGGACAGACCGTCGAGCTCTATCGTGGCAATACCAGCGTGAAGGTGCGCTATGTGGCCGAGGTCGCGGAACCCGTCTGGATCGAGGGCGATGCCAACCGGCTGCGGCAATTGCTGCACAACCTGATCCGCAACGCGAGTCAGGCCCTGCATGAGCGGGGCACGGAGGCCGGTGAGCCGCTGGTGCTGGTCGAGTTGCGCGTCGTCGGCGAAGCGGGTCACTGCCTGGCTGAACTGATGGTCGCGGATAACGGCCCTGGCTTCCCGGCGGAAATGCTCGATCGGCTGTTCGAGCCCTACGCGACCACCCGTCCCAAGGGGTCGGGGCTTGGGCTCGCCATCGTCAAGAAGATCGTCGAAGAGCATGCCGGGGCCGTTCACGCGTGGAATGCCGCCGAGCAGCCCACGGTGGACGACAGCGAGGCCGGACAGCGGCTTGCCAATCACGGTGCACGCGTTACGATTCGCCTACCCTTGGAATCGGGGCGCTGCCAGGCGCAGAGCAGCGAACCCAACGGAAAAACGGGAATTTCCTGA
- a CDS encoding sigma-54-dependent transcriptional regulator: protein MSIGHILVVDDESEIRNLLVDVLEDEGFTVSSAADAVEARASIAVRRPDLILLDIWMPGTDGIGLLREWHEHDQLVWPVIMMSGHGTVETAVEATRLGAFDFIEKPISLDKLLLLIEHALDNRRLAQENAALKRGEIDPLDLIGDSEYMQELREQAKKIASHDAWVLISGEPGTGKQALARFIHRHSARRHFPFVDTGGSAVSGRQNAAVELFGAEEEGRIRYGLLEQANGGTLFIAEAADMDEQTQMQLISALESQSFFRVGGNEPVRVDVRVIAATRKDLEAEVRAGNFREDLYYHLSVVPVHIEPLREHPEDIPVLLAHYLDTAHTVEGLPRRDLTIGARNLLRYHHWSGNVRELKNLVQRLLILGSGEVIDEQEVQRALGLAPVDEADADNGPALVSLNLDLPLREARDEFERRYLLAQLKNVEGSMTELSRRTGMERTNLYRKLKSLGIQASERASGTNS from the coding sequence ATGAGTATCGGACACATCCTGGTCGTCGATGACGAGAGCGAGATCCGCAATCTGCTGGTTGACGTTCTGGAAGACGAGGGATTCACCGTCAGCAGTGCGGCCGACGCGGTCGAGGCGCGCGCCTCGATCGCCGTGCGGCGCCCGGACCTGATCCTGCTGGATATCTGGATGCCGGGTACCGACGGCATCGGCCTGCTACGGGAATGGCACGAACACGACCAGCTGGTCTGGCCGGTGATCATGATGTCCGGCCACGGCACGGTGGAGACCGCGGTCGAGGCGACCCGGCTGGGTGCCTTCGACTTCATCGAGAAGCCCATTTCGCTGGACAAGCTCCTGCTGTTGATCGAGCACGCGCTCGACAATCGCCGTCTGGCGCAGGAGAACGCGGCACTCAAGCGTGGCGAGATCGACCCGCTCGACTTGATCGGCGACTCCGAGTACATGCAGGAGCTGCGCGAGCAGGCGAAGAAGATCGCCAGCCACGACGCCTGGGTGCTGATCTCCGGCGAGCCCGGCACCGGCAAGCAGGCGCTGGCCCGGTTCATCCACCGGCATTCGGCCCGCCGGCATTTCCCGTTCGTCGACACCGGCGGCAGCGCGGTCTCCGGCCGGCAGAATGCCGCCGTGGAGCTGTTTGGCGCCGAGGAGGAGGGACGGATCCGTTACGGCCTGCTCGAGCAGGCCAACGGCGGCACGCTGTTCATCGCCGAGGCGGCGGACATGGACGAGCAGACCCAGATGCAGCTGATCTCGGCGCTGGAGAGCCAGTCGTTCTTCCGCGTCGGCGGCAACGAGCCGGTGCGCGTCGACGTGCGCGTGATCGCCGCCACGCGCAAGGATCTCGAGGCCGAGGTGCGTGCCGGCAACTTCCGCGAGGACCTCTACTACCACCTGTCGGTGGTCCCGGTGCACATCGAGCCGCTGCGGGAGCACCCGGAGGATATCCCGGTGCTGCTCGCCCATTACCTGGATACCGCGCACACCGTTGAGGGGTTGCCGCGGCGCGACCTGACCATCGGTGCGCGCAACCTGCTGCGCTATCACCACTGGTCCGGTAACGTCCGCGAGCTGAAGAACCTGGTGCAGCGCCTGCTGATCCTCGGCAGCGGCGAGGTGATCGACGAGCAGGAAGTGCAGCGCGCGCTGGGCCTTGCGCCGGTGGACGAGGCCGATGCCGACAACGGGCCTGCGCTGGTGTCGCTGAACCTCGATCTGCCGCTGCGTGAGGCGCGCGACGAGTTCGAGCGACGCTACCTGCTCGCGCAACTGAAGAACGTCGAGGGCTCGATGACCGAGCTCTCGCGTCGCACCGGCATGGAGCGCACCAACCTCTATCGCAAACTCAAGTCGCTGGGCATCCAGGCCAGCGAGCGCGCGTCGGGGACGAACTCGTGA
- the trkA gene encoding Trk system potassium transporter TrkA: protein MKVIVLGAGQVGGSVATALANETNNSVTVVDTDADSLNWLQERLDIRTVTGLGSRPSVLAEAGAADADILIAVTQSDETNMLACQVAWTLFHTPTKIARIRATDYQDHPALFDNAAIPVDFIISPERLIKNYIARLIEYPDALQVREFGDGKLLLIGMEVDRGGPMVGEPIHRLRELLPGIEARVAAIYRHETSVPPEGDTRLLAGDEVFFLARAGADIRRVMSVMRPLDKPYQRIMIAGGGNVGGALAARLEDEYQVKLISHNPRRARELSASLDRSIVLSGSASDTELLEEENIEDMDVFLALTNDDEDNILASMLAKRLGARRAMCIVNRTEYVDLIEMGTIDIALSPHQITIGEVLTHLRRGDMVSVHSLRRGAAEAIEIIARGDESTSRVVGRRIEALDLPRGTTIGAILRDDELLIAHHDTVIQSDDHVVLFLTDKRRIGEIEQLFSVGFGFF, encoded by the coding sequence ATGAAGGTAATCGTTCTCGGCGCGGGGCAGGTTGGCGGCTCGGTCGCCACCGCGCTGGCCAACGAGACCAACAACTCGGTCACGGTGGTCGACACCGACGCCGATTCGCTCAACTGGCTGCAGGAGCGCCTCGACATCCGCACGGTCACGGGTTTGGGTTCCCGCCCCAGCGTGCTGGCGGAGGCCGGCGCGGCCGATGCCGACATCCTGATCGCGGTGACGCAGTCCGACGAGACCAACATGCTGGCGTGCCAGGTGGCGTGGACGCTGTTCCACACGCCCACCAAGATCGCGCGGATCCGGGCGACCGACTACCAGGATCACCCGGCTCTGTTCGACAACGCTGCCATCCCGGTCGATTTCATCATCAGCCCCGAACGGCTGATCAAGAACTACATCGCCCGCCTGATCGAGTACCCGGACGCGCTGCAGGTGCGCGAGTTCGGCGACGGCAAGCTTTTGCTGATCGGCATGGAGGTCGATCGCGGCGGGCCGATGGTGGGCGAGCCCATCCACCGCCTGCGCGAGCTTCTGCCCGGCATCGAGGCCCGCGTGGCGGCGATCTATCGCCACGAGACCTCGGTGCCGCCCGAGGGCGACACGCGCCTGCTCGCCGGCGACGAGGTGTTCTTCCTCGCCCGCGCCGGCGCCGACATCCGCCGCGTGATGAGCGTGATGCGTCCCCTGGACAAGCCCTATCAGCGCATCATGATCGCTGGGGGCGGCAATGTCGGTGGCGCGCTGGCCGCCCGCCTGGAGGACGAGTACCAGGTCAAGCTGATCAGCCACAATCCGCGCCGGGCACGCGAGCTGTCCGCCTCGCTCGATCGCAGCATCGTGCTCTCCGGGAGTGCCTCGGACACCGAGCTGCTCGAGGAGGAGAACATCGAGGACATGGACGTGTTCCTCGCCCTGACCAACGACGACGAGGACAACATCCTCGCCTCGATGCTCGCCAAGCGGCTGGGGGCCCGGCGGGCGATGTGCATCGTCAACCGCACCGAGTACGTCGACCTGATCGAGATGGGCACCATCGACATCGCCCTCTCGCCGCACCAGATCACCATCGGCGAGGTCCTGACCCACCTGCGTCGCGGCGACATGGTCAGCGTCCACTCGCTGCGCCGTGGCGCGGCCGAGGCGATCGAGATCATTGCCCGCGGTGACGAGAGCACCTCGCGTGTGGTGGGTCGGCGCATCGAGGCGCTCGATCTGCCGCGCGGCACCACCATCGGCGCGATCCTGCGCGACGACGAACTCCTGATCGCCCACCACGACACGGTGATCCAGTCGGACGACCACGTGGTGCTGTTCCTGACCGACAAGCGCCGCATCGGCGAGATCGAGCAGCTGTTCTCGGTCGGCTTCGGCTTCTTCTAG
- a CDS encoding TrkH family potassium uptake protein, translating to MQLLIVIRILGILLMVFGLAFVPPWFVGWLMGDADLTPFVLSFVISVSIGGVFWGLTRQYRREMKLRDGLLIVVSFWVVLGLIGATPIYLQPELGLSFSQAVFESVSGITTTGATVITGLDELPRSLLFYRQQLQWLGGLGIIVLVVAFLPLLGVGGMQLYKSEMTGPIKDSRLSGRISETAKALWLVYTGITVLCALVYKIEGMTWFDAVSHAFTTVATGGFSTHDASFGHFDNPTMEVTAMVFMILGATPMALHFIALRRGTLQGYFNSAEVRFYFLWMAAVAVLAVAFFLVHLPEGSWLADLRHVLFNLVSFATTTGYTAADHTQWGAFLMLLLVFTAIIGGCAGSTTGGMKSVRVMLLGRQGLNEVRRLVHPHAAFVIRLGGRPLDPSVIAAVWAFFAAWMFTFVVFFFAMLFTGMDLTSALGAVLATLTNLGPGIGSVASNFAGESTTVLWIAMLAMILGRLEIFTVLAILLPMFWRR from the coding sequence ATGCAACTACTGATCGTCATCCGCATTCTCGGCATCCTGCTGATGGTGTTCGGCCTGGCCTTCGTGCCGCCGTGGTTCGTCGGCTGGCTGATGGGCGATGCCGACCTGACCCCGTTCGTCCTCAGCTTCGTCATCAGCGTCTCGATCGGCGGGGTGTTCTGGGGTCTGACGCGCCAGTACCGGCGCGAGATGAAGTTGCGCGACGGGCTGTTGATCGTGGTGTCGTTCTGGGTCGTGCTGGGGTTGATCGGGGCGACGCCGATCTATCTGCAGCCCGAGCTGGGGCTGAGCTTCTCGCAGGCGGTGTTCGAGTCGGTCTCGGGCATTACCACCACCGGGGCGACCGTGATCACGGGGCTGGACGAGCTGCCGCGTTCGCTGTTGTTCTATCGCCAGCAGCTGCAGTGGCTGGGCGGTCTCGGGATCATCGTGCTGGTGGTCGCCTTCCTGCCGCTGCTGGGCGTTGGCGGCATGCAGCTCTACAAGAGCGAGATGACCGGGCCGATCAAGGACTCGCGCCTGTCCGGTCGTATCTCCGAAACCGCCAAGGCGCTGTGGCTGGTCTACACCGGCATTACGGTGCTGTGTGCGCTGGTCTACAAGATCGAGGGCATGACCTGGTTCGATGCCGTCAGCCATGCCTTCACCACCGTGGCCACCGGCGGGTTCTCGACCCACGACGCCAGTTTCGGTCACTTCGACAATCCCACCATGGAAGTGACCGCCATGGTGTTCATGATTCTCGGTGCGACCCCGATGGCACTGCACTTCATCGCGCTGCGTCGCGGCACGCTGCAGGGGTACTTCAACAGCGCCGAGGTGCGTTTCTATTTTCTCTGGATGGCAGCCGTGGCGGTGTTGGCGGTCGCCTTCTTCCTGGTCCACCTGCCCGAGGGCAGCTGGCTTGCCGACCTGCGCCACGTGCTGTTCAACCTGGTCTCGTTCGCCACCACGACGGGCTATACCGCGGCGGACCATACCCAGTGGGGCGCGTTCCTGATGCTGCTGCTGGTGTTCACGGCGATCATCGGCGGCTGTGCCGGTTCGACCACCGGCGGGATGAAGTCGGTGCGGGTGATGCTGCTCGGCCGGCAGGGGCTCAACGAGGTGCGCCGCCTGGTCCATCCGCACGCCGCCTTCGTCATCCGCCTCGGCGGCCGGCCGCTCGACCCGAGCGTGATCGCGGCGGTGTGGGCCTTCTTCGCGGCATGGATGTTCACCTTCGTGGTGTTCTTCTTCGCCATGCTGTTCACCGGCATGGACCTGACCTCGGCCCTGGGCGCGGTGCTGGCGACGCTGACCAACCTCGGCCCGGGCATCGGCTCGGTCGCCAGCAATTTCGCCGGCGAGTCGACCACCGTGCTGTGGATCGCGATGCTGGCGATGATCCTCGGGCGCCTCGAGATCTTCACGGTGCTCGCCATCCTGTTGCCGATGTTCTGGCGCCGATGA
- a CDS encoding lysophospholipid acyltransferase family protein produces MSDLSATAVFRRFRWSFLAPQHWPTWLGLGLLWLLSFVGHRLRWRLARGLARVYRRVNPRRVGIMATNLALCFPEESEATRARWLERHLVLHVLALLDLGRLHRARRGELTEEAEIVDEALLERLWAEPGVILTVHSVGLEWAAAMLAETVPGSTIYKPFAKNPVLDWWFAGMRSRHGTLIQPRDRGMKPHMRALREGKSFFYIADEDLGATHGVFAPFFGVEKATLPLAGKIAKATRRPVYPVIGQLDEQTGRYRLRLFEPVTLPATADREAATAINRVIETMVREDPVQLMWSLKYFKTTPPGDEDRYRH; encoded by the coding sequence ATGAGCGACCTGTCCGCGACCGCTGTCTTCCGGCGCTTTCGCTGGTCCTTCCTCGCGCCGCAGCACTGGCCGACGTGGCTGGGGCTGGGGCTCTTGTGGCTGCTCTCGTTCGTCGGGCATCGCCTGCGCTGGCGCCTGGCGCGCGGGCTGGCGCGGGTCTACCGGCGCGTCAATCCGCGCCGTGTCGGCATCATGGCGACCAACCTCGCGCTGTGTTTCCCCGAGGAGAGCGAAGCGACCCGTGCGCGCTGGCTCGAGCGCCACCTGGTGCTGCATGTGCTGGCATTGCTCGATCTCGGCCGCCTGCATCGTGCCCGTCGCGGTGAGCTGACCGAAGAGGCGGAGATCGTCGACGAGGCGTTGCTGGAGCGACTGTGGGCCGAGCCGGGCGTGATCCTCACCGTGCACAGCGTCGGGCTGGAATGGGCGGCGGCCATGCTGGCCGAGACCGTGCCCGGCTCGACCATCTACAAGCCGTTCGCGAAGAACCCGGTGCTCGACTGGTGGTTCGCCGGCATGCGCAGCCGCCACGGCACCCTGATCCAGCCGCGCGACCGCGGCATGAAGCCGCACATGCGCGCCCTGCGCGAGGGCAAGAGCTTCTTCTATATCGCCGACGAGGATCTGGGCGCGACCCATGGGGTGTTCGCGCCGTTCTTCGGCGTGGAGAAGGCGACCCTGCCGCTGGCGGGCAAGATCGCGAAGGCGACCCGGCGGCCGGTCTACCCTGTGATCGGTCAGCTCGACGAACAGACGGGGCGCTACCGCCTACGGCTGTTCGAGCCGGTCACGCTCCCCGCGACGGCCGATCGCGAAGCGGCGACGGCCATCAATCGGGTGATCGAGACCATGGTCCGCGAGGATCCGGTCCAGCTGATGTGGTCGCTCAAGTACTTCAAGACCACCCCGCCGGGGGACGAGGACCGGTATCGTCACTGA
- a CDS encoding lysophospholipid acyltransferase family protein yields MNDSGKARARPLRGRLRLALARSLLWSLGRLSLSNAQRLGRLLGRSFWLANSKTRRIVEDNLARCLPDLGADEREKLARRTLIETGMGLIETAPVWNWNREKVDAVVKGMPGFEAIEQAIEAGRGAILLAPHMGNWELGGLATAARTRTTIMYRPPREPALESLLNEARSRFGADMAPANLRGVRQALRALKRGELVAILPDQAPRKGEGVLAPFFGHPALTMTLIRTLSRRTGAPAFTGWAERLPDAAGFRIHYAPATEPVDADDPDEAAAALNREVERVVREKPEQYQWTYRRFRRQSSGRARRLQQGE; encoded by the coding sequence GTGAACGATTCGGGCAAGGCTCGAGCGCGCCCATTGCGGGGCCGACTTCGCCTGGCGCTCGCCCGCAGCCTGCTGTGGTCCCTCGGCCGGCTCTCGCTGAGCAACGCGCAGCGACTGGGCCGCCTGCTGGGACGAAGCTTCTGGCTCGCCAACAGCAAGACACGCCGAATCGTCGAGGACAACCTGGCGCGATGCCTCCCGGATCTGGGAGCCGACGAACGAGAAAAGCTGGCACGACGGACGCTGATCGAGACGGGCATGGGACTGATCGAGACCGCCCCCGTCTGGAACTGGAACCGCGAAAAGGTCGACGCGGTAGTCAAGGGCATGCCCGGCTTCGAGGCGATCGAGCAAGCCATCGAGGCAGGACGAGGAGCGATCCTGCTCGCACCGCACATGGGCAACTGGGAGCTCGGTGGGCTGGCAACGGCCGCGCGGACCCGGACGACCATCATGTACCGCCCGCCCCGCGAGCCGGCGCTCGAATCGCTGCTGAACGAGGCACGGTCGCGCTTCGGGGCCGACATGGCCCCCGCCAACCTGCGCGGCGTACGTCAGGCGCTGCGGGCCCTCAAGCGCGGCGAGCTGGTGGCCATCCTCCCCGACCAGGCGCCTCGGAAGGGCGAAGGCGTGCTGGCCCCCTTCTTCGGTCACCCGGCACTGACCATGACGCTCATCCGGACGCTCTCGCGCCGCACCGGCGCGCCGGCGTTCACCGGCTGGGCCGAGCGCCTGCCCGATGCGGCGGGCTTTCGCATCCACTATGCCCCCGCCACCGAGCCCGTCGACGCCGACGACCCCGACGAGGCCGCCGCGGCACTTAACCGTGAGGTTGAACGAGTCGTCCGCGAGAAGCCGGAACAGTACCAGTGGACCTACCGCCGCTTCCGTCGCCAGTCGAGCGGCCGGGCCCGGCGTTTGCAGCAGGGCGAGTGA
- a CDS encoding ATP-binding protein, translated as MHAIVENQPVTDAIASRAGWITPGRGLQKQVARAVMHYQMLHHGDRVLLGLSGGKDSLSLLHILRHIQRRAPIDFELAAITVDPMVPGFDPGPMSDYLAELGVRHYRVREDIVGLAEEHMSGDSYCSFCSRLKRGLIYRLARDKGFNVLALAQHLDDLAESFLMSAFHGGKLNTMKAHYLNDAGDVRIIRPLVDVRESALTDFARRNALPVIPDNCPACFAMPTQREHFKTLLANEEQGNGQLFHSLKSAMAPLVADGLDRAVDHALAHARPLPAERTS; from the coding sequence ATGCACGCCATCGTCGAGAACCAACCCGTCACGGATGCCATCGCCAGTCGCGCCGGCTGGATCACGCCGGGCCGCGGCCTGCAGAAACAGGTCGCCCGGGCGGTAATGCACTACCAGATGCTGCACCACGGCGACCGGGTGCTGCTGGGCCTGTCGGGTGGCAAGGACTCCCTCTCGCTGCTGCATATCCTGCGGCACATCCAGCGCCGCGCGCCGATCGACTTTGAACTGGCCGCCATCACCGTCGACCCGATGGTGCCCGGCTTCGACCCCGGCCCGATGAGTGACTACCTCGCTGAGCTGGGCGTACGCCACTACCGCGTCCGCGAGGACATCGTCGGACTGGCCGAGGAGCACATGAGCGGCGATTCCTACTGCTCGTTCTGCTCACGGCTCAAGCGCGGCCTGATCTACCGGCTGGCGCGAGACAAGGGCTTCAACGTGCTGGCGCTGGCCCAGCACCTCGACGACCTGGCCGAGAGCTTCCTGATGAGCGCCTTCCATGGAGGCAAGCTCAACACCATGAAGGCCCACTACCTCAACGATGCCGGTGACGTGCGCATCATCCGACCGCTGGTCGACGTGCGCGAATCGGCTCTGACCGACTTCGCCCGCCGCAACGCCCTGCCGGTCATCCCGGACAACTGCCCGGCCTGTTTCGCCATGCCCACCCAGCGCGAGCACTTCAAGACGCTGCTGGCGAACGAGGAACAGGGCAACGGCCAGCTGTTCCACTCGCTCAAGTCGGCCATGGCACCGTTGGTTGCCGACGGGCTCGACCGCGCCGTCGACCACGCGCTGGCACACGCTCGCCCGCTGCCGGCGGAACGCACCTCGTGA
- the pip gene encoding prolyl aminopeptidase, with protein sequence MRTLYPPVESLLNHSFPVGDGHVLHVEECGRLDGIPALFLHGGPGAGCTPMHRRFFDPDRYRVILPDQRGAGGSTPHAGLEANTTPDLIADLERIREALEIERWLVFGGSWGSTLALAYAQAHPERVTGLILRGIFLCREQDIRWFYQDGASHVFPDYWEDYLEPIPEHERDDLVAAYHRRLNGQDEIARLNAARAWSVWEGRCATLRPEPAVVDYFANAHHALSIARIENHYFSHDSFLERPLLEGMESLADIPGHIVHGRYDMVCPIDQAFALKERWPAAGLEVIDDAGHAASEPGIVDALVRATDRFADDWQRRSGGGA encoded by the coding sequence ATGCGCACGCTCTATCCGCCAGTCGAATCCCTGCTCAATCACAGCTTCCCGGTCGGCGACGGGCACGTGCTTCATGTCGAGGAGTGCGGACGGCTCGACGGCATTCCCGCGCTGTTCCTGCACGGTGGTCCGGGTGCCGGCTGCACGCCGATGCATCGTCGTTTCTTCGATCCCGACCGCTACCGGGTGATTCTTCCCGACCAGCGTGGTGCCGGCGGCTCAACGCCGCACGCCGGGCTGGAGGCGAATACCACGCCCGATCTGATCGCTGATCTCGAGCGGATCCGCGAGGCACTCGAGATCGAGCGCTGGCTGGTGTTCGGCGGCTCCTGGGGGTCGACCTTGGCGCTCGCCTATGCGCAGGCTCATCCCGAGCGCGTGACCGGCCTGATCCTTCGTGGCATTTTTCTCTGCCGCGAGCAGGATATCCGCTGGTTCTATCAGGACGGGGCGAGCCACGTCTTTCCCGATTACTGGGAGGACTACCTCGAGCCGATCCCGGAGCACGAGCGCGATGACCTGGTCGCCGCCTATCATCGGCGCCTCAATGGACAGGACGAGATCGCCCGCCTGAATGCCGCCCGTGCCTGGTCGGTCTGGGAGGGTCGCTGCGCCACCCTGCGCCCGGAACCTGCCGTGGTCGACTATTTCGCAAACGCGCACCACGCTTTGTCGATCGCTCGCATCGAGAACCATTACTTCAGCCATGACTCCTTCCTCGAACGTCCCTTGCTCGAGGGAATGGAGTCGCTGGCGGATATTCCCGGGCACATCGTCCATGGCCGCTACGACATGGTCTGCCCGATCGACCAGGCCTTCGCCTTGAAGGAGCGTTGGCCGGCAGCCGGCCTCGAGGTGATCGACGATGCCGGCCATGCGGCCAGCGAGCCCGGCATCGTGGATGCGCTCGTGCGAGCCACCGACCGGTTCGCCGACGACTGGCAGCGCCGCAGTGGAGGTGGGGCGTGA